From a region of the Balaenoptera musculus isolate JJ_BM4_2016_0621 chromosome 15, mBalMus1.pri.v3, whole genome shotgun sequence genome:
- the GIGYF1 gene encoding GRB10-interacting GYF protein 1 isoform X2, which yields MAAETLNFGPEWLRALSSGGSVASPPPSPAMPKYKLADYRYGREEMLALYVKESKVPDELQDKEFAAVLQEEPLQPLALEPLTEEEQRNFSLSVNSVAVLRLMGKGAGPPLGGASRGRGSTRSRGRGRGDSCFYQRSIEEGDGAFGRNPREIQRSQSWDDRSERRFEKSARRDGARSGFDEGGAGPRKEHARSDSENWRSLREEQEEEEEGSWRLGAGPRRDGDRWRSASPDGGPRSAGWREHGDRRRKFEFDLRGDRGGCGEEEGRGGGGSSHLRRCRGPDGFDDDKDGLPEWCLDDEDEEMGTFDASGAFLPLKKGPKEPIPEEQELDFQGLEEEEEEPSEGLDEEGPEAGGKELTPLPPQEEKSSSPPPLPSLGPLWGGNGEGDDAVEKDLPAAEGDDMRAVQLSPGVGSPPGPPGDLEDDEGLKHLQQEAEKLVASLQDSSLEEEQFTAAIQAQGLRHSAAATALPLSHGAARKWFYKDPQGEIQGPFTTQEMAEWFQAGYFSMALLVKRGCDEGFQPLGEVIKMWGRVPFAPGPSPPPLLALTQGNMDQERLKKQQELAAAALYQQLQHQQFLQLVGSRQLPQCALREKAALGDLPPPPQQQITAFLQQLQALKPPRGGDQNLLPTMNRSLSVPDSGPLWDIHTSASSQSGGEASLWDIPINSSTQGPILEQLQLQHKFQERREVELRAKREEEERKRREEKRRQQQQQEEQKRRQEEEELFRRKQVRQQELLLKLLQQQQAAAAVPVPPAPSSPPPLWAGLAKQGLSMKTLLELQLEGERQMHKQPPPREPSRAPAPNHRVLGGLGAAPLNQWVSEAGPLWGGPDKSGGSSGLGLWEDTLKSSGSLARSLGLKNSRSSPSLSDSYSHLSGRPVRKKTEEEEKLLKLLQGIPRPQDGFTQWCEQMLHTLSATGSLDVPMAVAILKEVESPYDVHDYIRSCLGDTLEAKEFAKQFLERRAKQKASQQRQQQQEAWLSSGSLQTAFQTNHSTKLGSGEGSKAKRRALMLHSDPSILGYSLHGPSGEIESVDDY from the exons ATGGCAGCAGAGACCCTCAACTTTGGGCCTGAGTG GCTGAGGGCCCTTTCTAGTGGTGGCAGtgtggcctccccacccccatcccctgccatGCCCAAATACAAGCTGGCCGACTATCGCTACGGGCGAGAGGAGATGCTGGCCCTCTATGTCAAGGAGAGCAAG GTCCCCGATGAGCTGCAAGACAAGGAGTTTGCTGCGGTGCTGCAGGAGGAGCCGCTGCAGCCCCTGGCCCTGGAGCCTCTGACTGAGGAGGAGCAG AGAAACTTCTCCCTGTCAGTGAACAGTGTGGCTGTGCTGAGGCTGATGGGGAAAGGGGCTGGTCCCCCCCTAGGTGGCGCCTCCCGTGGCAGGGGCAGCACGCGGAGCCGAG GCCGCGGCCGTGGTGACAGTTGCTTTTACCAAAGAAGCATTGAAGAAGGCGATGGGGCCTTTGGCCGAAACCCCCGGGAGATCCAGCGTAGCCAGAGTTGGGATGACAG AAGCGAGAGGCGGTTTGAGAAGTCGGCCAGGAGGGATGGAG CGCGATCCGGGTTTGATGAGGGAGGGGCTGGCCCGAGGAAGGAGCATGCCCGCTCAGATAGCGAGAACTGGCGTTCTCTCCGAGAGgagcaagaggaagaggaggagggcagcTGGAGACTTGGGGCAGGACCCCGGCGAGATGGCGACCGCTGGCGCTCTGCCAGCCCTG ATGGCGGCCCCCGCTCTGCTGGCTGGCGGGAACATGGGGACCGGCGTCGCAAGTTTGAATTTGATTTGCGAGGGGATCGAGGAGGGTGTGgtgaagaggaggggaggggtggggggggcagctCTCACCTCCGGAGGTGCCGAGGGCCTGACGGCTTTGATGACGACAAGGATGGGCTCCCGGAGTGGTGTCTGGACGATGAGGATGAAGAAATGGGCACCTTCGATGCCTCCGGGGCCTTCTTGCCTCTCAAG AAGGGCCCCAAGGAGCCCATTCCTGAGGAGCAGGAGCTCGACTTCCAGGgtctggaggaagaggaggaagagcctTCCGAAGGGCTGGACGAGGAGGGGCCTGAGGCGG GTGGGAAGGAACTGACCCCACTGCCTCCTCAGGAGGAGAAGTCCAGCTCCCCGCCCCCACTGCCCAGCTTGGGCCCACTCTGGGGAGGTAACGGGGAAGGCGATGATGCTGTGGAGAAGGACCTGCCGGCAGCTGAAG GAGACGATATGAGAGCAGTGCAGCTGAGTCCTGGGGTGGGCTCACCCCCTGGCCCACCTGGAGATCTGGAAGATGATGAAGGCTTGAAGCACCTGCAGCAG GAGGCAGAGAAGCTCGTGGCCTCCCTGCAGGACagctccctggaggaggagcaGTTCACAGCCGCCATCCAGGCCCAGGGCCTGCGCCACTCTGCAGCTGCCACCGCCCTCCCCCTCAGTCATGGTGCGGCCCGGAAGTGGTTCTACAAGGACCCGCAGGGGGAGATCCAAG GCCCCTTCACGACACAGGAGATGGCGGAGTGGTTCCAGGCGGGCTATTTCTCCATGGCCCTGCTTGTGAAGCGGGGCTGTGATGAGGGCTTCCAGCCGTTGGGTGAGGTGATCAAGATGTGGGGTCGTGTGCCCTTTGCCCCTGGGCCCTCACCACCCCCACTGCTG GCCCTCACTCAGGGAAACATGGACCAGGAGCGGCTGAAGAAGCAACAGGAGCTGGCGGCAGCCGCCTTGTACCAGCAGCTGCAGCACCAGCAGTTTCTGCAGCTGGTCGGCAG CCGCCAGCTCCCGCAGTGTGCGCTTCGGGAAAAGGCGGCTCTGGGGGACCTGCCGCCGCCTCCGCAGCAGCAGATCACCGCGTTCCTGCAGCAGCTCCAAGCTCTCAAGCCCCCCAG GGGTGGGGACCAGAACTTGCTCCCGACGATGAACCGGTCCTTGTCAGTGCCAGACTCGGGCCCCCTCTGGGACATACATACCTCAGCCTCATCACAGTCAG GCGGTGAGGCCAGTCTTTGGGACATACCAATTAACTCTTCGACTCAGGGTCCAATTCTAGAACAACTCCAGCTGCAACATAAA TTCCAGGAGCGCCGAGAAGTGGAGCTCAGGGCgaagcgggaggaggaggagcgcaAGCGCCGAGAGGAGAAGCgccgccagcagcagcagcaggaggagcAGAAGCggcggcaggaggaggaggagctgttTCGGCGCAAGCAG GTGCGGCAGCAGGAGCTCCTGCTGAAGCTGCTCCAGCAGCAGCAGGCGGCGGCTGCCGTCCCCGTGCCTCCTGCGCCCAGTTCCCCGCCCCCGCTGTGGGCCGGCCTGGCCAAGCAGGGCCTGTCCATGAAGACGCTGCTGGAGCTGCAGCTGGAGGGCGAGCGGCAGATGCACAAGCAGCCCCCGCCTCGGGAGCCGTCGCGGGCCCCGGCTCCCAACCACCGTGTG CTCGGGGGCCTGGGCGCCGCCCCCCTGAACCAGTGGGTATCTGAGGCCGGGCCGCTGTGGGGCGGGCCCGACAAGAGTGGGGGCAGCAGcggcctggggctctgggaggaCACCCTCAAGAGCAGCGGGAGCCTGGCCCGCAGCCTGGGCCTGAAGAACAGCCGCAGCAGCCCTTCTCTCAG TGACTCGTACAGCCACCTGTCAGGGCGGCCTGTGCGCAAAAagacggaggaggaggagaagctgcTGAAGCTGCTCCAGGGCATCCCCCGGCCCCAGGATGGCTTCACCCAGTGGTGTGAGCAGATGCTGCACACGCTGAGCGCCACGGGCAGCCTGGACG TGCCCATGGCTGTAGCGATCCTCAAGGAGGTGGAGTCCCCCTACGACGTCCATGACTATATCCGTTCCTGCCTGGGGGACACGCTGGAAGCCAAAGAATTTGCCAAACAATTCCTGGAGCGGAGGGCCAAGCAGAAGGCCAgccagcagcggcagcagcagcag GAGGCTTGGCTGAGCAGTGGCTCCCTGCAGACAGCCTTTCAGACCAACCACAGCACCAAACTCGGCTCTGGGGAGGGCAGCAAGGCCAAGAGGCGGGCACTGATGCTGCACTCGGACCCCAGCATCTTGG GGTACTCCCTGCATGGACCTTCTGGTGAGATCGAGAGCGTGGATGACTACTGA
- the GIGYF1 gene encoding GRB10-interacting GYF protein 1 isoform X5 has translation MGKGAGPPLGGASRGRGSTRSRGRGRGDSCFYQRSIEEGDGAFGRNPREIQRSQSWDDRSERRFEKSARRDGARSGFDEGGAGPRKEHARSDSENWRSLREEQEEEEEGSWRLGAGPRRDGDRWRSASPDGGPRSAGWREHGDRRRKFEFDLRGDRGGCGEEEGRGGGGSSHLRRCRGPDGFDDDKDGLPEWCLDDEDEEMGTFDASGAFLPLKKGPKEPIPEEQELDFQGLEEEEEEPSEGLDEEGPEAGGKELTPLPPQEEKSSSPPPLPSLGPLWGGNGEGDDAVEKDLPAAEGDDMRAVQLSPGVGSPPGPPGDLEDDEGLKHLQQEAEKLVASLQDSSLEEEQFTAAIQAQGLRHSAAATALPLSHGAARKWFYKDPQGEIQGPFTTQEMAEWFQAGYFSMALLVKRGCDEGFQPLGEVIKMWGRVPFAPGPSPPPLLALTQGNMDQERLKKQQELAAAALYQQLQHQQFLQLVGSRQLPQCALREKAALGDLPPPPQQQITAFLQQLQALKPPRGGDQNLLPTMNRSLSVPDSGPLWDIHTSASSQSGGEASLWDIPINSSTQGPILEQLQLQHKFQERREVELRAKREEEERKRREEKRRQQQQQEEQKRRQEEEELFRRKQVRQQELLLKLLQQQQAAAAVPVPPAPSSPPPLWAGLAKQGLSMKTLLELQLEGERQMHKQPPPREPSRAPAPNHRVQLGGLGAAPLNQWVSEAGPLWGGPDKSGGSSGLGLWEDTLKSSGSLARSLGLKNSRSSPSLSDSYSHLSGRPVRKKTEEEEKLLKLLQGIPRPQDGFTQWCEQMLHTLSATGSLDVPMAVAILKEVESPYDVHDYIRSCLGDTLEAKEFAKQFLERRAKQKASQQRQQQQEAWLSSGSLQTAFQTNHSTKLGSGEGSKAKRRALMLHSDPSILGYSLHGPSGEIESVDDY, from the exons ATGGGGAAAGGGGCTGGTCCCCCCCTAGGTGGCGCCTCCCGTGGCAGGGGCAGCACGCGGAGCCGAG GCCGCGGCCGTGGTGACAGTTGCTTTTACCAAAGAAGCATTGAAGAAGGCGATGGGGCCTTTGGCCGAAACCCCCGGGAGATCCAGCGTAGCCAGAGTTGGGATGACAG AAGCGAGAGGCGGTTTGAGAAGTCGGCCAGGAGGGATGGAG CGCGATCCGGGTTTGATGAGGGAGGGGCTGGCCCGAGGAAGGAGCATGCCCGCTCAGATAGCGAGAACTGGCGTTCTCTCCGAGAGgagcaagaggaagaggaggagggcagcTGGAGACTTGGGGCAGGACCCCGGCGAGATGGCGACCGCTGGCGCTCTGCCAGCCCTG ATGGCGGCCCCCGCTCTGCTGGCTGGCGGGAACATGGGGACCGGCGTCGCAAGTTTGAATTTGATTTGCGAGGGGATCGAGGAGGGTGTGgtgaagaggaggggaggggtggggggggcagctCTCACCTCCGGAGGTGCCGAGGGCCTGACGGCTTTGATGACGACAAGGATGGGCTCCCGGAGTGGTGTCTGGACGATGAGGATGAAGAAATGGGCACCTTCGATGCCTCCGGGGCCTTCTTGCCTCTCAAG AAGGGCCCCAAGGAGCCCATTCCTGAGGAGCAGGAGCTCGACTTCCAGGgtctggaggaagaggaggaagagcctTCCGAAGGGCTGGACGAGGAGGGGCCTGAGGCGG GTGGGAAGGAACTGACCCCACTGCCTCCTCAGGAGGAGAAGTCCAGCTCCCCGCCCCCACTGCCCAGCTTGGGCCCACTCTGGGGAGGTAACGGGGAAGGCGATGATGCTGTGGAGAAGGACCTGCCGGCAGCTGAAG GAGACGATATGAGAGCAGTGCAGCTGAGTCCTGGGGTGGGCTCACCCCCTGGCCCACCTGGAGATCTGGAAGATGATGAAGGCTTGAAGCACCTGCAGCAG GAGGCAGAGAAGCTCGTGGCCTCCCTGCAGGACagctccctggaggaggagcaGTTCACAGCCGCCATCCAGGCCCAGGGCCTGCGCCACTCTGCAGCTGCCACCGCCCTCCCCCTCAGTCATGGTGCGGCCCGGAAGTGGTTCTACAAGGACCCGCAGGGGGAGATCCAAG GCCCCTTCACGACACAGGAGATGGCGGAGTGGTTCCAGGCGGGCTATTTCTCCATGGCCCTGCTTGTGAAGCGGGGCTGTGATGAGGGCTTCCAGCCGTTGGGTGAGGTGATCAAGATGTGGGGTCGTGTGCCCTTTGCCCCTGGGCCCTCACCACCCCCACTGCTG GCCCTCACTCAGGGAAACATGGACCAGGAGCGGCTGAAGAAGCAACAGGAGCTGGCGGCAGCCGCCTTGTACCAGCAGCTGCAGCACCAGCAGTTTCTGCAGCTGGTCGGCAG CCGCCAGCTCCCGCAGTGTGCGCTTCGGGAAAAGGCGGCTCTGGGGGACCTGCCGCCGCCTCCGCAGCAGCAGATCACCGCGTTCCTGCAGCAGCTCCAAGCTCTCAAGCCCCCCAG GGGTGGGGACCAGAACTTGCTCCCGACGATGAACCGGTCCTTGTCAGTGCCAGACTCGGGCCCCCTCTGGGACATACATACCTCAGCCTCATCACAGTCAG GCGGTGAGGCCAGTCTTTGGGACATACCAATTAACTCTTCGACTCAGGGTCCAATTCTAGAACAACTCCAGCTGCAACATAAA TTCCAGGAGCGCCGAGAAGTGGAGCTCAGGGCgaagcgggaggaggaggagcgcaAGCGCCGAGAGGAGAAGCgccgccagcagcagcagcaggaggagcAGAAGCggcggcaggaggaggaggagctgttTCGGCGCAAGCAG GTGCGGCAGCAGGAGCTCCTGCTGAAGCTGCTCCAGCAGCAGCAGGCGGCGGCTGCCGTCCCCGTGCCTCCTGCGCCCAGTTCCCCGCCCCCGCTGTGGGCCGGCCTGGCCAAGCAGGGCCTGTCCATGAAGACGCTGCTGGAGCTGCAGCTGGAGGGCGAGCGGCAGATGCACAAGCAGCCCCCGCCTCGGGAGCCGTCGCGGGCCCCGGCTCCCAACCACCGTGTG CAGCTCGGGGGCCTGGGCGCCGCCCCCCTGAACCAGTGGGTATCTGAGGCCGGGCCGCTGTGGGGCGGGCCCGACAAGAGTGGGGGCAGCAGcggcctggggctctgggaggaCACCCTCAAGAGCAGCGGGAGCCTGGCCCGCAGCCTGGGCCTGAAGAACAGCCGCAGCAGCCCTTCTCTCAG TGACTCGTACAGCCACCTGTCAGGGCGGCCTGTGCGCAAAAagacggaggaggaggagaagctgcTGAAGCTGCTCCAGGGCATCCCCCGGCCCCAGGATGGCTTCACCCAGTGGTGTGAGCAGATGCTGCACACGCTGAGCGCCACGGGCAGCCTGGACG TGCCCATGGCTGTAGCGATCCTCAAGGAGGTGGAGTCCCCCTACGACGTCCATGACTATATCCGTTCCTGCCTGGGGGACACGCTGGAAGCCAAAGAATTTGCCAAACAATTCCTGGAGCGGAGGGCCAAGCAGAAGGCCAgccagcagcggcagcagcagcag GAGGCTTGGCTGAGCAGTGGCTCCCTGCAGACAGCCTTTCAGACCAACCACAGCACCAAACTCGGCTCTGGGGAGGGCAGCAAGGCCAAGAGGCGGGCACTGATGCTGCACTCGGACCCCAGCATCTTGG GGTACTCCCTGCATGGACCTTCTGGTGAGATCGAGAGCGTGGATGACTACTGA